The Sporocytophaga myxococcoides genome includes a window with the following:
- a CDS encoding gliding motility-associated C-terminal domain-containing protein → MKVLKTCYINFLIIVMLSLAQRTHATHIRAGNILTQRLSDVKYSFTLIVYTNRPAVDAGVDDPTATLNFGDGTSSEQPRASKRLIRNDTYENIYYFEHIYPGTGTYKVGYTESNRNGSIKNISNSINTPFYIESLVSVVSGVSVLNNSPQMAIPPLDKAQKGKLYVYNPGAYDIEGDSISYRLVVPKQAAGVDVSGYFTPDNMTLNSITGDLVWNVPQEEGLFNVAFYVEEWRNGQRIGYITRDMQIEVLPSRNEPPKLSKGLDTCIVAGDTLIFNIEATDPDVNPDQDVRITSTNLPLNNPPAGVYRLGATFTNPPPFGKNPKGVFEWATKCEYARNQPHQVEFKAVDYPTDTTFQLADYQTLRIKIIAKAPNLQTVVPEGKGLRLTWENYNCSTASRIRIYRKSCDTTDYKQDPCQVGSEGFPGYTLLAEVPATQTTYLDNNKIARGNFYCYVIVAVFQLPQGGLSKGSDEVCGSLEDNAALLASINVDITDTSAGKNTIKWFKPLNLSSGSYSYKIFRATGINGTDYVEIGQPSDTVFVDEPLNTADTSYSYRVDVLFSDTIPSDPASTLFLQTTPGDRKVMVSWTMNVPWNIDSLKLYRKAEGESLFSLYKTLPGNISGTFTDDNLVNCDTFCYYIESYGSYCNSQYPKPLISTSESKCEIPIDDQIPPPPFLTIISQDCKDKVLVNRNLLNWTRVGDPLCNNIDHYNIYFAQYEDDELGFFKSVPDTTYIDMNTISLSGCYTVSAVNIFGVEGLQSNRVCVDNCVFYGLPNLITPNSDGFNDEVVPLDTPRYVEKVKFSVYNRWGALVHTQDNDINIHWNGGTNKDGIYYYVAEVKYVRRLRKKDELQNIKSWLHILR, encoded by the coding sequence ATGAAGGTTCTGAAAACATGTTATATAAATTTTTTAATAATCGTTATGCTTTCTCTGGCACAACGAACACATGCCACTCACATCAGAGCTGGTAATATACTTACACAAAGATTGTCAGATGTTAAGTACAGCTTTACTCTGATCGTATATACAAATCGACCTGCTGTAGATGCTGGTGTTGATGATCCCACTGCAACCTTAAATTTTGGAGACGGAACTTCATCCGAACAACCCAGAGCATCCAAAAGACTTATCAGAAACGATACATATGAAAATATTTACTATTTTGAACATATTTATCCTGGTACGGGAACTTACAAAGTTGGATACACAGAGTCTAACAGAAATGGAAGTATTAAGAATATCAGTAATTCCATAAATACTCCATTTTACATAGAATCTTTGGTTTCAGTTGTTTCCGGAGTATCAGTCCTTAACAACTCTCCTCAAATGGCAATTCCGCCTTTGGATAAAGCTCAAAAGGGAAAACTTTATGTTTACAATCCGGGAGCTTATGATATCGAAGGTGACAGTATTTCATACAGATTAGTTGTTCCTAAGCAAGCAGCTGGAGTCGATGTCTCAGGGTATTTTACTCCTGACAATATGACTTTAAACAGTATAACAGGAGATTTGGTTTGGAATGTACCTCAGGAAGAAGGTCTGTTTAATGTTGCATTTTACGTAGAAGAATGGAGGAACGGACAAAGAATTGGTTATATCACCAGGGATATGCAGATTGAGGTATTACCTTCCAGGAATGAACCTCCGAAACTTTCCAAAGGCCTTGATACTTGTATAGTTGCCGGAGATACGTTAATTTTTAACATAGAAGCTACCGATCCAGATGTTAATCCGGATCAGGATGTAAGGATAACTTCTACAAACCTTCCATTAAATAATCCTCCAGCTGGAGTATATAGGTTAGGTGCAACTTTTACTAATCCTCCTCCTTTTGGTAAAAATCCCAAAGGAGTTTTTGAATGGGCTACAAAATGTGAGTACGCAAGAAATCAGCCTCACCAGGTGGAATTTAAAGCTGTTGATTATCCTACTGATACAACTTTTCAACTTGCAGATTATCAGACTCTGCGAATAAAGATAATAGCCAAGGCTCCAAATCTACAGACTGTGGTTCCTGAAGGAAAAGGATTACGATTGACATGGGAAAATTATAATTGCTCTACTGCTTCCAGAATCCGGATTTACAGGAAAAGCTGTGATACTACTGATTACAAGCAGGATCCTTGCCAGGTTGGATCTGAGGGGTTTCCAGGGTATACTTTATTGGCTGAGGTGCCTGCTACCCAAACTACTTATTTAGACAATAATAAAATAGCCAGAGGCAATTTTTATTGCTATGTTATTGTCGCTGTGTTTCAATTACCTCAAGGTGGTTTAAGTAAAGGTTCGGATGAAGTCTGTGGAAGCCTGGAAGACAATGCTGCTTTGTTAGCTTCTATTAATGTAGATATTACCGATACATCAGCTGGAAAAAATACCATTAAATGGTTTAAGCCTTTGAATCTCTCAAGTGGTTCTTATTCATATAAAATCTTCAGAGCAACCGGTATTAACGGAACAGATTATGTGGAAATAGGCCAGCCATCTGATACAGTATTTGTTGATGAACCTCTTAATACTGCAGATACTTCCTATAGTTACAGAGTTGATGTGCTGTTTTCTGATACAATACCAAGCGACCCTGCCAGCACCTTATTTTTACAGACTACTCCGGGAGACAGGAAAGTTATGGTATCCTGGACAATGAATGTTCCTTGGAATATTGATTCTCTGAAACTTTATAGAAAAGCAGAAGGTGAAAGTTTATTTTCACTTTATAAAACATTGCCAGGAAATATTTCCGGAACTTTTACGGATGATAATCTTGTCAATTGTGATACTTTCTGTTATTATATCGAATCTTATGGAAGTTATTGCAACTCACAATATCCTAAACCTCTGATTAGTACATCGGAATCTAAATGTGAAATTCCGATAGATGATCAGATACCACCGCCGCCTTTCCTGACTATTATCTCCCAGGACTGTAAAGATAAGGTATTAGTGAATAGAAATCTTTTGAACTGGACAAGGGTAGGGGATCCACTCTGTAATAATATTGATCACTATAATATCTATTTTGCTCAATATGAAGATGATGAATTGGGATTCTTTAAGTCGGTGCCAGATACTACTTATATTGATATGAATACCATTTCATTATCAGGGTGCTATACCGTATCAGCCGTCAATATTTTTGGTGTAGAAGGCCTTCAAAGTAACAGAGTCTGTGTAGATAATTGTGTTTTCTATGGATTGCCAAACCTTATCACTCCGAATAGTGATGGTTTCAATGATGAGGTAGTCCCATTGGATACACCGAGATATGTCGAAAAAGTAAAGTTCAGTGTTTACAATCGATGGGGAGCACTTGTTCACACTCAGGACAATGATATTAATATCCATTGGAATGGCGGAACGAATAAGGACGGTATATACTATTATGTGGCTGAAGTAAAGTATGTTAGACGATTGAGGAAGAAGGATGAATTACAGAATATTAAAAGCTGGCTCCATATTTTAAGATAA
- the sppA gene encoding signal peptide peptidase SppA — MKQFFKIVFGTVIGIFLFLIICFGLILLASGKKEELKENTVLKLELNKRIVERETDNFLSQLNLPFGDTEGSIGLLELKKAIKNAKADSRIKGIVLKTSSVEAGYASLEEIRRALLDFKSTGKFLIAYGDSYSEGAYFLASVADKIYLPEEGGLELNGLEVEILFFKKLLDKLEIKPELFKVGEYKSASEPFIRENMSDENRKQLTELLDSFYKVYISDVAKSRKIEDAKLKEISDSMKVRKAQDALQYNLITDVGYFSEAEDFIRKKLLIQSKEKINYIGYNHYLYDIREDEEEKTSSNKIAVIYANGSIEDGQGTNNTIGGESLAREIRKAREDDKIKAIVLRVNSPGGSALASDIIWNEVQLCKKPIIASMGDMAASGGYYISMACDTILAEPSTITGSIGVFGLFFQGEKFLNEKIGITTDRVKTGQYSDIGSFTRPVSSSERQIIQSEVDRIYDSFTQKAAKGRKISVDKLREVAKGRVWSGTQAKELKLVDMFGGLDDAVDIAAEKAKLGKDYKIVYLPEIKTTLLKELLLQMGDEDEAALLKSEFGSLYPYLKKLKEVKSYEGIQARLPYEIQIK, encoded by the coding sequence ATGAAGCAGTTTTTTAAGATTGTTTTTGGCACAGTAATAGGAATTTTTTTATTTCTAATCATTTGCTTTGGACTTATTTTGTTGGCCTCAGGTAAGAAAGAGGAGCTTAAAGAAAATACAGTTTTGAAGTTAGAACTTAATAAGAGAATAGTCGAAAGAGAGACAGATAACTTTTTATCCCAACTCAATCTTCCCTTTGGAGATACAGAAGGTTCCATAGGGCTTTTGGAACTTAAAAAGGCAATTAAAAATGCTAAAGCTGATTCAAGAATCAAAGGGATAGTCCTGAAAACAAGCAGTGTTGAGGCTGGATATGCAAGTCTTGAAGAAATCCGAAGAGCTCTTCTGGATTTCAAATCAACAGGGAAATTTTTAATTGCTTATGGTGATTCTTACAGTGAAGGAGCTTACTTTCTTGCTTCTGTCGCAGATAAAATTTATTTGCCTGAAGAAGGTGGCCTGGAGCTGAATGGGCTTGAGGTTGAGATTTTGTTCTTTAAGAAGCTACTTGACAAGCTGGAAATCAAACCTGAACTATTTAAAGTGGGAGAATATAAAAGTGCGAGTGAGCCTTTTATCAGAGAGAACATGAGTGATGAAAACAGAAAACAGCTTACAGAACTTCTCGATTCATTTTATAAAGTATATATCAGCGATGTGGCAAAGTCTAGAAAAATTGAAGATGCCAAGCTTAAAGAGATTTCAGATTCCATGAAGGTGAGAAAAGCTCAGGATGCATTGCAGTATAATCTTATTACAGATGTAGGTTATTTTTCTGAAGCTGAAGATTTTATCAGAAAGAAACTTTTGATCCAGTCTAAGGAAAAAATCAACTATATAGGCTATAATCATTATCTGTATGATATAAGGGAAGATGAGGAGGAGAAAACTAGTTCTAATAAAATTGCAGTAATTTATGCAAACGGTTCTATTGAAGATGGGCAGGGAACAAATAATACAATAGGAGGAGAAAGTCTTGCTAGAGAAATTCGTAAAGCCAGAGAAGATGATAAAATTAAAGCAATTGTATTAAGAGTAAATTCTCCGGGAGGAAGTGCACTTGCTTCTGATATTATCTGGAATGAGGTGCAATTATGCAAAAAGCCGATCATAGCTTCTATGGGAGATATGGCAGCCTCGGGAGGCTATTATATTTCAATGGCTTGTGATACAATTCTTGCAGAGCCAAGCACAATAACCGGGTCAATTGGAGTATTCGGATTATTCTTTCAGGGAGAAAAATTTTTGAATGAAAAAATTGGTATCACCACTGACAGAGTAAAAACAGGACAATATTCAGATATCGGCTCTTTCACAAGACCAGTAAGTAGCTCTGAAAGACAAATTATTCAATCTGAAGTAGATAGGATTTATGATTCATTTACTCAGAAAGCTGCAAAAGGAAGAAAAATCTCTGTAGATAAGTTGAGGGAAGTAGCGAAAGGCAGGGTATGGTCTGGTACTCAGGCTAAAGAGTTAAAATTAGTAGATATGTTCGGTGGCTTAGATGATGCTGTTGATATTGCAGCTGAAAAGGCAAAGTTGGGAAAAGATTATAAAATAGTTTATTTACCTGAAATTAAAACAACATTATTAAAAGAACTACTTTTGCAAATGGGAGATGAAGATGAAGCAGCTTTATTGAAAAGCGAATTTGGTTCCCTTTATCCTTATTTGAAAAAGTTAAAAGAAGTAAAATCTTATGAAGGCATTCAGGCAAGATTGCCTTATGAGATTCAAATAAAATAA
- the fabD gene encoding ACP S-malonyltransferase: MKAYVFPGQGSQFSGMGKDLYDRSEKAKSLFEKANEILGFDITNVMFTGTDEELKQTKVTQPAIFIHSVVLAKISENFNPDMVAGHSLGEFSALVANGTLTFEDGLKLVSKRALAMQRACEINPSTMAAILGLDDNKVEEICKSISDEIVVAANYNCPGQLVISGSMKGIEIACQKMKEAGAKRALPLPVGGAFHSPLMEPAREELAEAIKSTNFNKPLCPVYQNVNALPATDINIIKENLIAQLTAPVRWTQSVQNMVSNGATEFVECGPGKVLQGLVKKINSASEVMSI; this comes from the coding sequence ATGAAAGCTTACGTATTTCCTGGTCAGGGTTCTCAATTCTCAGGAATGGGAAAAGATTTGTACGATCGTTCAGAAAAGGCAAAGTCACTATTTGAAAAAGCAAACGAAATTCTTGGTTTCGATATCACTAATGTAATGTTTACAGGCACTGATGAGGAACTTAAGCAAACAAAGGTAACTCAGCCTGCTATTTTTATACATTCAGTAGTACTGGCAAAAATCAGTGAAAATTTTAATCCTGATATGGTTGCAGGACATTCGCTTGGAGAATTTTCTGCACTTGTAGCTAACGGTACACTTACTTTTGAAGATGGATTGAAGCTCGTGTCAAAAAGGGCTTTGGCGATGCAAAGAGCTTGCGAGATTAATCCTAGTACCATGGCTGCAATCCTTGGTCTTGATGATAACAAAGTTGAAGAAATCTGTAAGAGTATTTCTGACGAAATTGTAGTAGCAGCTAATTACAATTGTCCGGGTCAACTTGTGATTTCAGGGAGTATGAAAGGCATTGAAATTGCTTGTCAGAAAATGAAAGAAGCGGGAGCAAAGAGAGCGCTGCCTCTACCTGTCGGAGGAGCTTTCCATTCACCACTAATGGAACCTGCCAGAGAAGAACTTGCGGAAGCAATAAAATCAACAAACTTCAATAAGCCACTTTGTCCTGTATATCAGAATGTAAATGCATTGCCAGCAACGGACATCAATATCATAAAAGAAAATCTTATAGCTCAGTTAACAGCTCCGGTAAGATGGACTCAGTCCGTTCAAAACATGGTCAGCAACGGTGCTACAGAGTTTGTAGAATGTGGACCTGGCAAAGTACTTCAGGGACTTGTTAAAAAGATCAATAGTGCTTCAGAAGTGATGAGCATTTAA
- a CDS encoding succinate dehydrogenase cytochrome b subunit: MGWLSKALSGNLGQKLIMSLTGLFLISFLLEHLLSNLLLLKSDGADFNAYAEFMKTNPVIQAAEYVLFGGFIVHIIYAAIITAKNKKARPQGYAYNKPSENSSWFSRNMGLSGSMVLIFLIVHLKSFFVPHKITNSATMTIYDDAIITFGNVPYTLFYVAAMCLLAFHLNHGFQSAFQTLGLRHPKYTPFIKKLGTAFAILVPAGFAAIPLYICFIR; the protein is encoded by the coding sequence ATGGGCTGGTTAAGTAAGGCTTTGTCCGGAAACCTTGGTCAAAAACTGATAATGTCTTTAACAGGTCTTTTTCTGATCTCGTTCCTGTTAGAACATCTTCTCAGTAATCTGCTGCTCCTGAAAAGTGATGGAGCTGATTTCAACGCCTACGCGGAATTCATGAAAACTAATCCCGTGATACAGGCAGCAGAGTACGTCCTTTTCGGAGGCTTCATTGTACACATTATCTATGCAGCAATCATTACTGCAAAGAACAAAAAAGCCCGTCCTCAGGGATATGCTTACAACAAACCTTCTGAAAACAGCAGCTGGTTTTCAAGAAACATGGGATTGTCTGGCTCAATGGTTCTGATCTTTCTTATCGTTCACCTGAAGTCATTTTTTGTTCCTCACAAAATTACCAACTCTGCAACGATGACCATTTATGATGATGCAATCATTACATTTGGCAATGTACCTTACACATTATTTTATGTTGCAGCTATGTGTCTTCTTGCGTTTCACCTTAACCATGGCTTCCAGAGTGCATTCCAGACTTTGGGACTTAGACATCCTAAATACACTCCGTTCATTAAAAAATTGGGAACAGCTTTCGCAATACTTGTTCCTGCAGGATTTGCAGCTATACCACTTTATATTTGTTTCATCAGATAG
- a CDS encoding succinate dehydrogenase/fumarate reductase iron-sulfur subunit, which produces MNLTVKVWRQKNSKSEGKMVSYNVKDVSPDMSFLEMFDVLNEDLISKGEEPIAFDHDCREGICGMCSMYINGRAHGPKTGITTCQLHMRSFKDGDTIVVEPWRASAFPVIKDLVVDRGAFDRIINAGGFISVNTGGVPDANAIPISKIDADAAFDAATCIGCGACVASCKNASASLFVAAKITQLALLPQGQVERATRVEKMVAQMEAEGFGACTNTGACSVECPKEISQDTIAKMNREYYSAKASSKNL; this is translated from the coding sequence ATGAACTTAACTGTAAAAGTCTGGCGTCAGAAAAATTCTAAATCTGAAGGCAAGATGGTCTCTTACAATGTAAAAGATGTATCTCCAGACATGTCTTTCCTTGAAATGTTCGACGTTCTGAACGAGGACCTTATAAGCAAAGGAGAAGAGCCTATCGCTTTTGACCATGACTGCCGCGAAGGTATCTGTGGTATGTGCAGTATGTATATAAACGGAAGGGCTCATGGGCCAAAAACAGGCATCACAACCTGTCAGCTCCACATGCGTAGCTTCAAAGATGGTGATACTATTGTCGTAGAACCATGGAGAGCTTCTGCATTCCCGGTTATAAAGGATCTTGTTGTAGACAGAGGGGCATTTGACAGAATTATCAATGCTGGTGGATTTATCTCTGTAAACACTGGAGGTGTTCCTGATGCCAATGCCATTCCAATTTCAAAAATAGATGCAGATGCAGCTTTTGATGCTGCTACTTGTATAGGTTGCGGTGCATGTGTAGCTTCATGTAAAAATGCCTCAGCTTCCCTATTTGTTGCCGCTAAAATCACTCAACTTGCTCTATTACCTCAAGGACAAGTAGAAAGAGCAACAAGAGTTGAAAAAATGGTAGCTCAGATGGAAGCGGAAGGATTTGGTGCTTGTACTAATACTGGAGCTTGTTCAGTTGAATGTCCAAAAGAAATCTCTCAGGATACAATTGCAAAAATGAACAGAGAGTATTATTCTGCCAAAGCAAGCTCTAAAAATCTTTAA
- a CDS encoding fumarate reductase/succinate dehydrogenase flavoprotein subunit — MTKLDSKIPEGPVAEKWTKHKFNLKLVNPANKRKYDIIVVGTGLAGASAAATLAELGYNVKAFCFQDSPRRAHSIAAQGGINAAKNYQNDGDSIFRLFYDTVKGGDYRAREGNVYRLAEVSVNIIDQCVAQGVPFAREYGGLLDNRSFGGAQVSRTFYARGQTGQQLLLGAYSALSRQIGLGNVKMYSRTEMLDIVMIDGAAKGIVTRDLVTGEIASHAGHAVLLCTGGYGNVFYLSTNAQGSNVTAAWRAHKKGAFFANPCFTQIHPTCIPVSGDHQSKLTLMSESLRNDGRVWVPKKVGDKRNPSEIPEDERDYFLERKYPSFGNLVPRDVASRNAKEQCDANKGVGSSGLAVYLDFADAIKRLGENTVRAKYGNLFDMYAQITGENPYKTPMRIYPAVHYTMGGLWVDYNLMTTIPGLYALGEANFSDHGANRLGASALMQGLADGYFVIPYTVGDYLAGLGTKPVDKNHPAFKEAEDKVKALTNKFLSIKGTKSVTHYHRELGRIMWDYCGMARNAEGLTKAKGLIKELKEDFWKNVKVLGEGEELNQSLEKAGRVADFIELGALMVEDALNRNESCGGHFREEYQTEENEAKRDDENYAYVAAWEYKGDDKAEELHKENLKFETVKLTQRSYK; from the coding sequence ATGACGAAATTAGATTCTAAAATTCCTGAAGGACCTGTAGCAGAAAAATGGACCAAGCATAAATTTAATCTGAAGCTTGTAAACCCTGCTAATAAAAGAAAATATGATATTATAGTGGTCGGAACCGGATTGGCCGGAGCTTCTGCCGCAGCTACTCTGGCGGAACTTGGTTACAATGTGAAAGCATTTTGCTTTCAAGATAGCCCAAGAAGAGCGCACAGTATCGCAGCTCAAGGTGGTATCAATGCCGCAAAAAACTATCAAAATGACGGTGATAGTATTTTCAGATTATTTTATGATACTGTAAAAGGTGGAGACTACAGAGCAAGAGAAGGTAATGTATACAGACTTGCAGAAGTCAGCGTTAATATAATTGACCAGTGCGTTGCACAGGGAGTGCCATTTGCAAGAGAATATGGAGGACTTCTGGATAACAGATCATTTGGAGGAGCTCAGGTTTCAAGAACTTTTTATGCAAGAGGACAAACCGGTCAGCAATTACTTCTGGGAGCATATAGTGCACTATCAAGACAAATCGGTCTTGGTAATGTTAAAATGTATTCCAGAACGGAAATGCTTGATATTGTAATGATTGACGGCGCTGCCAAAGGTATAGTAACAAGAGATCTTGTTACTGGAGAAATTGCATCTCACGCAGGGCATGCAGTACTTCTGTGTACAGGTGGATATGGAAACGTATTCTATCTATCAACAAACGCACAGGGTTCTAACGTTACTGCAGCATGGAGAGCTCACAAAAAAGGAGCATTCTTTGCAAATCCTTGCTTTACTCAGATTCACCCAACCTGTATTCCGGTGTCAGGAGATCATCAGTCTAAACTGACTTTGATGAGTGAAAGCTTAAGAAATGACGGAAGAGTTTGGGTTCCTAAAAAAGTAGGTGATAAAAGAAATCCTTCTGAAATACCGGAAGATGAAAGGGACTATTTCCTGGAAAGAAAATACCCATCTTTCGGAAACCTGGTTCCAAGAGACGTTGCTTCAAGAAATGCAAAAGAGCAGTGCGATGCAAATAAAGGTGTTGGATCCAGCGGTTTAGCCGTTTATCTTGATTTTGCTGATGCTATCAAGAGACTTGGCGAAAATACGGTACGTGCAAAATATGGTAACTTGTTTGACATGTACGCTCAGATTACCGGGGAAAATCCTTACAAAACTCCAATGCGTATTTATCCTGCAGTTCACTATACTATGGGCGGCCTTTGGGTTGATTACAATCTGATGACAACAATTCCAGGACTTTATGCACTTGGAGAAGCAAACTTCTCTGACCACGGAGCCAACAGACTGGGAGCCAGCGCACTTATGCAAGGACTTGCTGATGGTTACTTTGTAATCCCTTATACTGTAGGAGATTATCTTGCAGGACTAGGTACTAAACCTGTTGACAAAAACCATCCTGCGTTTAAAGAAGCAGAAGACAAAGTTAAAGCATTAACTAATAAATTCCTTTCAATTAAAGGAACTAAGAGTGTAACACATTACCACAGAGAGCTTGGCAGAATTATGTGGGATTATTGTGGTATGGCTAGAAACGCTGAAGGTCTTACAAAAGCTAAAGGATTAATAAAGGAGTTAAAAGAAGATTTCTGGAAAAACGTTAAAGTTCTAGGAGAAGGTGAAGAACTAAATCAAAGCCTTGAAAAAGCTGGAAGAGTTGCCGACTTTATAGAACTAGGAGCATTGATGGTAGAAGATGCTTTGAATAGAAATGAATCATGCGGAGGACACTTCAGAGAAGAATATCAGACCGAAGAAAACGAAGCAAAAAGAGATGATGAAAACTATGCCTATGTTGCTGCCTGGGAATATAAAGGAGATGATAAGGCAGAAGAACTTCACAAAGAAAACCTAAAGTTTGAAACTGTTAAATTAACCCAGAGAAGTTACAAATAA
- the folK gene encoding 2-amino-4-hydroxy-6-hydroxymethyldihydropteridine diphosphokinase codes for MESIILLFGSNIGDKTANLTRAVELCSEHIGPISKASSLYSTEPWGKTDQDIFINQVVSFNTRLTVEEALAVTQKIEVQLGRVRKEKWGSRTIDIDILYFGNLIRRSKALYIPHPEIGNRRFTLVPLVEIAPDFKHPVLNITNEEMLKRCEDKLGVVKWKA; via the coding sequence TTGGAATCCATCATTTTATTATTCGGAAGCAACATTGGAGACAAAACAGCGAATCTAACCAGAGCTGTAGAATTATGTTCTGAACATATAGGTCCCATTAGCAAAGCTTCTTCTCTTTACTCAACGGAACCGTGGGGAAAAACCGATCAGGATATCTTTATTAATCAGGTGGTAAGCTTCAACACCAGGTTAACTGTGGAAGAAGCCTTGGCTGTTACTCAGAAAATCGAAGTCCAATTAGGAAGGGTTAGAAAAGAAAAATGGGGTAGCAGAACAATAGATATCGATATTCTTTACTTTGGAAATCTGATCAGAAGAAGTAAAGCGCTTTACATACCCCATCCGGAAATTGGCAACAGAAGATTTACCCTTGTTCCATTAGTTGAAATAGCCCCGGACTTTAAGCATCCTGTGCTGAATATTACAAATGAAGAAATGCTGAAGCGTTGTGAAGATAAGCTGGGAGTTGTTAAGTGGAAAGCTTAA
- a CDS encoding RNA polymerase sigma factor: protein MHLSIEEIIRGCKKNDSIAQEALFKLYSKKLMTVCLRYSSCREDAEDLFQESMIKIFQSLHSFEEKGSLEGWMRRIITNNAIKEFRKRKYLSSLSEPESFNLPVFSDDNIIEKMSGEELMTVIHRLPEGSRMVFNLFVIEGYSHKEISEMMQISEGTSKSQFFNAKKILKTLLGKKVDQLQQI from the coding sequence ATGCACTTGTCTATAGAGGAAATTATAAGAGGATGTAAGAAAAACGACTCTATAGCACAGGAAGCACTTTTTAAGCTATATTCAAAAAAGCTGATGACTGTTTGTCTCAGGTACTCTTCCTGCAGAGAAGACGCAGAAGATCTGTTTCAGGAGTCAATGATTAAGATCTTCCAAAGCCTCCACTCATTTGAAGAAAAAGGCTCTTTAGAAGGTTGGATGAGACGCATCATTACCAATAATGCTATTAAAGAATTCCGCAAAAGAAAATACTTGTCTTCTTTATCTGAACCTGAATCTTTTAACTTACCGGTATTTTCAGATGATAACATCATTGAGAAAATGTCCGGAGAAGAATTGATGACCGTAATCCATAGGCTTCCAGAGGGATCAAGAATGGTTTTCAACCTTTTTGTGATAGAAGGTTATTCTCACAAAGAAATTAGTGAAATGATGCAAATATCCGAGGGAACTTCGAAATCTCAGTTTTTTAATGCTAAAAAAATCCTAAAAACTTTATTAGGGAAAAAAGTAGATCAATTACAGCAGATTTAA
- a CDS encoding helix-turn-helix domain-containing protein — translation MDGVNFYKVLKELRLEENLTQEDISNLLHIDRSNIANYERGKRLPSIESLIKIAEFFNVSLDHLILGKRFGAEKGEEGEIYSQETMRELMADNTALMEEQLRLSEIVAQREEEIKILKNYLNSIKEYNSFLEMKINSIENQIVKGCSE, via the coding sequence ATGGATGGCGTGAATTTTTACAAGGTTTTAAAAGAGCTAAGGTTGGAAGAAAATCTTACGCAGGAGGATATTTCTAATTTATTACACATAGATAGGAGTAATATCGCCAATTACGAACGAGGAAAGCGTCTTCCTTCCATAGAATCTCTGATAAAAATTGCAGAATTTTTTAACGTATCTCTGGATCACCTGATTCTTGGAAAGAGATTCGGAGCCGAAAAAGGGGAGGAAGGAGAAATTTACTCTCAGGAAACAATGCGTGAATTAATGGCTGATAATACTGCTCTCATGGAAGAACAACTACGTCTTTCTGAAATAGTAGCTCAAAGAGAGGAAGAAATCAAAATTTTGAAAAATTATCTGAATTCAATAAAGGAATACAATAGTTTTTTGGAGATGAAGATTAATTCTATTGAAAATCAGATTGTAAAAGGGTGCTCTGAATAA